In Vagococcus luciliae, one genomic interval encodes:
- a CDS encoding uracil-DNA glycosylase, with translation MLKDLIQTDWQDILHDELQTDYVKNLELFLEKEYQSKTIFPDKKNIFSALNYTPFSKTKVVILGQDPYHGDNQAHGLSFSVLPGTKIPPSLVNIFKELADDCKMDIPSNGYLVPWSKQGVLLLNTVLTVEKGKAHSHKNKGWENFTNCIIKSLNKKENPIIFVLWGKPAQQKKQLIDQTKHIIIEAPHPSPLSAYRGFFGSKPFSKINNSLKETNQQPINWTLS, from the coding sequence ATGTTAAAAGACTTAATTCAAACAGACTGGCAAGATATATTGCATGATGAGTTACAAACCGACTATGTGAAAAATTTAGAACTTTTTTTAGAAAAAGAATACCAATCAAAAACCATTTTTCCTGATAAAAAAAATATTTTTAGTGCTTTAAATTACACTCCATTCAGTAAAACAAAAGTCGTTATTTTAGGACAAGATCCCTATCATGGAGATAATCAAGCTCACGGACTTAGTTTTTCTGTACTACCAGGAACTAAGATACCGCCTTCTTTAGTGAACATTTTTAAAGAATTAGCTGATGATTGTAAAATGGATATTCCTAGTAATGGTTACTTAGTTCCTTGGTCAAAACAAGGCGTTTTATTACTTAATACAGTCCTAACTGTTGAAAAAGGAAAAGCTCATTCGCATAAAAACAAAGGATGGGAAAACTTCACAAACTGTATAATAAAATCGTTGAACAAAAAAGAGAACCCTATCATTTTTGTCCTTTGGGGTAAACCCGCTCAACAAAAAAAACAGTTAATTGATCAAACAAAACACATCATTATCGAAGCTCCACACCCTAGTCCACTATCGGCATATAGGGGTTTCTTTGGCTCAAAGCCATTTTCTAAAATAAATAATAGTTTAAAAGAAACAAATCAACAACCGATAAATTGGACGTTATCCTAA
- a CDS encoding LURP-one-related/scramblase family protein: METFYIKEYVLSANVRTVIKDTKDKPVYILVGRWGVKGDVLSVYSMEGDVLATVKQTTYAFPSHFDLYDRQQKVGSLGRLFSFNRDIYLVKQLNWLVLANVGKQSYRIYSLKERMMRMNKYTSFKEDYYKLSIINKEVSPICICIGAVMDYWAKNNEKNWQTVNSFLNPKPSYQSIELIRKK; encoded by the coding sequence ATGGAGACATTCTACATTAAAGAATATGTTCTTTCCGCTAATGTTCGGACAGTGATTAAGGATACCAAAGATAAACCAGTGTATATTTTGGTTGGACGTTGGGGTGTGAAAGGAGACGTATTATCAGTATATAGTATGGAAGGGGATGTTTTAGCAACAGTTAAACAAACGACATATGCTTTTCCATCTCATTTTGATTTGTATGATAGGCAACAAAAAGTTGGCTCTTTAGGTAGATTATTTTCATTTAATCGTGATATTTATTTAGTCAAGCAGCTGAATTGGTTAGTTTTAGCTAATGTTGGAAAACAATCCTATCGAATTTATTCGTTAAAAGAGCGAATGATGCGGATGAATAAATATACATCATTTAAAGAGGACTACTATAAGCTATCAATCATAAATAAAGAAGTATCTCCAATTTGTATTTGTATAGGAGCTGTGATGGATTATTGGGCAAAAAATAATGAAAAAAATTGGCAAACTGTTAATTCATTTCTTAATCCTAAACCTTCTTATCAATCAATTGAATTAATTAGAAAAAAATAA
- a CDS encoding Cof-type HAD-IIB family hydrolase — protein sequence MIKLIASDMDGTLLSSHLDISELNKQAIKTAAENGIEFMVATGRGYSEARPVLNEAGIHCGMITGNGAQIFDEFDNVLHTVSLEKETVKEAMKILEEEDLYYELMTTEGVYSNNEAQRIEKFAILLSENIPHLTFKMAIAMASTQLKMLPVNYTEHYDTLVDDPEVDILKVIAFNEEGAKRFEPALEKLHKLMNVHVTSSGVNNLEINHVDATKGNAVKYIAEKRGISMDEVFTIGDNFNDLPMLEVAGVSFAMGNAEDKVKEVAKYQTDTNVEDGVGKAILRAIEENL from the coding sequence ATGATTAAATTAATCGCATCTGATATGGATGGCACGCTTTTATCATCTCATCTAGACATTTCAGAATTAAATAAACAAGCTATTAAAACAGCTGCAGAAAATGGTATTGAGTTTATGGTAGCAACAGGTAGAGGTTATTCGGAAGCTCGGCCAGTTTTAAATGAGGCAGGTATTCATTGTGGCATGATTACTGGTAATGGTGCACAAATCTTTGATGAGTTTGATAATGTCTTACATACTGTTAGTTTAGAAAAAGAAACAGTTAAAGAGGCTATGAAAATTTTAGAAGAAGAAGACCTATATTATGAGTTAATGACAACAGAAGGTGTGTATTCGAATAATGAAGCACAACGAATTGAAAAGTTTGCGATTCTTTTATCTGAAAATATTCCTCATTTAACGTTTAAAATGGCGATTGCTATGGCTTCAACGCAGTTAAAAATGCTACCTGTTAACTATACAGAACATTACGATACGTTAGTTGATGATCCTGAAGTAGACATTTTAAAAGTGATTGCGTTTAATGAAGAGGGAGCTAAGAGATTTGAGCCAGCTTTAGAAAAACTTCATAAATTAATGAATGTTCATGTGACATCATCTGGTGTGAATAATTTAGAAATTAATCATGTTGATGCAACAAAAGGAAATGCTGTAAAATATATCGCTGAAAAACGTGGCATTTCTATGGATGAAGTCTTTACAATTGGTGATAATTTTAACGATTTACCTATGTTGGAAGTAGCAGGAGTGAGCTTTGCCATGGGAAATGCTGAAGATAAAGTAAAAGAAGTTGCTAAGTATCAAACAGATACAAATGTTGAAGATGGTGTGGGTAAAGCAATATTGCGTGCAATTGAAGAAAATCTTTAG
- the asnA gene encoding aspartate--ammonia ligase codes for MKQKTIVPKDYQSSLSVYDTQKAIGLTKHWFEEALTGSLKLKRVSAPLFVDATSGLNDNLNGVERPVQFDVPALDTPAEVVHSLAKWKRTALKQYDFHVGNGIYTDMNAIRRDEELDNLHSIYVDQWDWERVISRDQRNLDYLKQTVQQIVNAIIETSSRLHTKYPALSIELDSNISFITTQELENLYPDFNDKEREQAYVKEHPTTFIMQIGDKLLSGKPHDGRSPDYDDWQLNGDLLFWHEPLQTAVEISSMGIRVDETSLKEQLEKANATDRLKYPYHQQILANELPLTIGGGIGQSRLCLLLLEKVHIGEVQVSLWDEETIEACRGKINLL; via the coding sequence ATGAAGCAAAAAACGATTGTACCAAAAGATTACCAATCCTCATTGTCAGTTTATGACACGCAAAAGGCAATTGGCTTAACAAAACATTGGTTTGAAGAAGCTCTAACAGGTAGTTTAAAACTAAAAAGAGTCTCTGCTCCTCTATTTGTAGATGCAACATCTGGATTGAATGACAATCTAAACGGTGTTGAAAGGCCTGTACAATTTGACGTTCCTGCTTTAGATACTCCAGCAGAAGTAGTTCATTCTCTAGCAAAATGGAAACGTACAGCATTAAAACAGTATGATTTTCATGTAGGAAATGGAATCTATACTGACATGAATGCCATTAGACGTGATGAAGAGTTAGACAATTTACACTCTATTTATGTGGATCAATGGGATTGGGAGCGAGTTATTTCTAGAGATCAACGTAATTTGGATTATTTAAAACAAACTGTTCAGCAAATTGTAAATGCCATTATTGAAACATCTAGTCGTTTGCACACTAAATATCCTGCTTTATCTATTGAACTGGATAGCAACATATCGTTTATCACAACACAAGAATTAGAAAACTTATATCCTGATTTCAATGATAAAGAACGCGAACAAGCTTATGTAAAAGAGCACCCAACAACATTTATTATGCAAATCGGAGATAAATTATTGAGCGGAAAACCGCATGATGGTCGTTCTCCTGACTACGATGATTGGCAATTAAATGGAGACTTACTATTTTGGCATGAACCACTACAAACTGCTGTGGAAATATCTAGTATGGGGATTCGTGTGGACGAAACTTCATTAAAAGAACAGTTAGAAAAAGCCAATGCAACTGATCGGCTGAAATACCCGTACCATCAACAAATTTTAGCAAATGAACTACCGTTAACTATTGGTGGTGGAATTGGTCAAAGTCGTTTATGCTTATTATTACTTGAAAAAGTACATATTGGTGAAGTTCAGGTATCATTATGGGATGAAGAGACAATTGAAGCATGCCGAGGAAAAATAAACTTATTATAA